TTGATTGACGAAAATCATTTACCAAGGTAGTATGTATTTGTAAATAATTTTCACAGGAGAAAATAAAATGAAAATTAATTCGATAAGTGACCTCGCTTTAAGTAAAATCAAGCCGAAAATGACTATTTCTCTTGGCGGCGGAAGCAATGTATTTAAGTTAGCTCAAGCGATTGCACAGCATAACTTAGACATCACATTATATTCTCCATCCGAACTTACTCGCTTTAGGTGCCAAGAACTCGGATTAGAGCTTCTTCCTTCTACTGCAGCGACTAAGATCGATATTGCTTTTGATGGTTGTGATAGTATTGATAAGAATTTTAATGTTCTAAAAAGTTTGGGTGGAATTCATCTTTTTGAAAAACAGGCAGCACAAATTGCCAAACAGTTTATCCTACTCTTACCCAGTGAAAGGATACAACCGATTCTGAATCCTAAAATTCCACTTTGTCTTGAAGTGGCACCGCCTTGTGTTAATCAAGTACAGA
This is a stretch of genomic DNA from Lactobacillus crispatus. It encodes these proteins:
- a CDS encoding ribose-5-phosphate isomerase A is translated as MKINSISDLALSKIKPKMTISLGGGSNVFKLAQAIAQHNLDITLYSPSELTRFRCQELGLELLPSTAATKIDIAFDGCDSIDKNFNVLKSLGGIHLFEKQAAQIAKQFILLLPSERIQPILNPKIPLCLEVAPPCVNQVQKYLSSLHLTSKIRQDSSVAAFARTPLGNYLIDVFNEDWHNITELNRQLCLQNGVVSSSLFENLATSLITEKDGKIIELKRGNDHEKI